Genomic segment of Alcanivorax borkumensis SK2:
GCTGATAATGTGGGCGCCTGTCATCTGGGTTATCCAGCAGCATGTGATTGCGGCGGAAGAAGCGTTCCATGCCCAACAGTTTGGTGAGCAGTGGCAGGCATATCGCCATAAAGTGCGGCGCTGGCTGTAAATGCCGCATCTCCCCCATCGAGCATGGCGGCTCCTGGAGTCTCAGATTTAATCCATTCCACCGGCCCCAACTTGCCATGCTGTAAACGCATGTGACGGGACCCGAAATGGCCGGGCACCAAAGTGCTGGGCCGGGTGTCCAGAGGCAACCAACCAAGGCGACGGTAAAGCTCTGCCACCAGCTCGGAACAAAACCAACCCCGCTGATCTGAACGCCGGGTATAGCCGGTGAGCACATCCAGCGCATTGCAAAACACATAGTTTTTGTAAGGGCGATGTAGAAGTCGGCGAGCCATACGGACCACCATTCGTTGCTGACGTTCCGTCAGGTCTGGGCCATGCCGGCGGCGCACCGCCACCGCTCCCGAGTAATCCTGGATTTTCCTGTGCAATGGCACCAGAGCCACCCCGGCGACTGGGTAGCCAAGGGTAACGTCTGGGCATTCACTGAGCGTAGTGGACTCCAATACCAACGGCTCTGGCTGGCCCGGCAGATGAAGCACCATGCCAATATGGCTCCAGGGACTGCGCGTAAAAACCCGAATCACATCACTGGTAAAGCCCCGGCCGGAAAAAAGCAGCAAATCCCCCGTACGGAGGGCAAAAGAAAAATCCAGAGATGGTGTCATTACAGACGCTCCCGGTTTTCTGGCTACCGTGAACGAGAAATTAAACAGATCAAATGACAGCCTTCTGACAGTGGCATCACGGTTTGGTGAAAGGGAGAAAAGAACCTCAAGCTTCCAGCTACAACACGGCTCACTTCTGTGTGGAGGCAGATAACGGAATTCCCCCGCGATTTATCGGGTCAGCGCCAAGCACACACGGGTGGGGCTTGCATCGTCACATATCTGTTATCTCCAACCTCTATTCTCAGCAACACCTTGTGCCTCTCTCTTACCCCTCCTATGGAAGACAAGCTCTACTTATTGCAACGCCACCTACCAGAGCTGCTGGAACTCAATGCATTAATACGCCACGGAGAGCGGCACCTTCGCGTCACCACAGTACACCACGTACCCATAGGCGAATTGTCCTTGCCGATACAGGTAATTGAACTAGGCAGCCGTTCGCCCAATGCGCCGGTAGTAGGGTTCTTTGGTGGCGTCCATGGAGTAGAAAGAATTGGCAGCCAGGTACTGCTGTCCTGGCTGCACAGCCTGATTCATCGCCTGCAATGGGATGACCAGCTACATCGCCGCCTAGAAAAAGTACGTTTGGTATTCATGCCGATGATTAATCCCGGCGGTATCTGGCGACGCACCCGCAGCAACCCCAACGGGGTAGATCTGATGCGCAACGCTCCAGTAGACGCCATGGGAAGGGTCCCTTTTTTAGTGGGCGGCCATCGCATCAGCCGCCATTTACCTTGGTATAGGGGAAAAGCCGGCGCTCCCATGGAGCTTGAGGCCCAGGCAGTCATCCGCACGGTACGCGAGAAACTGTTTTCCTCGCCGTTCTCCATGAGCCTGGATTGTCACAGCGGCTTTGGCCGCCGAGATCGAGTGTGGTGCTGTTACGCACGAAGCCACCGACCGATTCCACACATTGCTGAGGTCTACAAACTAAAGCAGGTCTTTGAACAAACTTACCCGAACCATCACCCCTACCTCATCGAGCCGCAGTCAATTAACTACACCACCCACGGAGACCTGTGGGATTACCTTTACGACGACGCTCAGGAACAGCAGCCGGACCGCACCTTCCTGCCATTCACACTAGAAATGGGCTCGTGGCTCTGGGTGCGTAAAAACCCACGCCAAATGCTGGATTTTTTCGGTTACTTCAATCCAATGATCAGCCATCGCCACCACCGGGTTCTACGCCAACACCTACCATTGTTCGAGTTCCTCACCGCTATGGCCAGTAATGCCGGCAATTGGCTGCCCTCTGCCAGTGAACGTAACCTCCTCACCCAAAAAGCCATTCAACACTGGTTTTTGGAAAACCACTGATTCCACCCGGAACTGGCCCTGCAATTGCATCGCCTTGTGCACAAGGTTGGGTCACGACGCGCTCTGCCTTACACTTGCCCTAACTCGACTTTCAGGAAACCAGGTATGAAACCTCTGCTTGTTCCGGCTATTGCTCTGCTTTTCACTGGGTGCCAGCACTTCAGTAGCTACCAACAACCCTACGGTGATAACACCGCCGAGATCACCTTTACCAGCAACGATACAGCAGCGCAGCCTGTTATCTGTGTCCCTGGCGAGGGATTCCAATCCACCGAGTTTTCCATTTCTCAACGGCCCATTGGCGGCGACAGCCTGAATGAGCTAATGGAGGCCATGAAAAAGAGCCCAGAAGTAACGACTAGCTTGGAAGCCTCTAAGCAAGCTCGGATTGGCATTCTCTACAACAAAAAAAGCACCAACAGCACCACGCGGGACCGCTGTCGAGTCGCTCTGCAATTCGAAGCGCTGGCGGGCGAACACTATCAGGCAAAATTTAGTTTCAGTCAGGGGCAATGCGGCCTATCACTAACCGATAGTCGTGGTCGCTCCGCGGACGCCGTACACGTCGACTGGGAATGCCCGTCATAAACACCCCAACTTGGTGCGCCGCACCATTGCGGTGCACCCTCTTCCTTGTTACTGGTACCCCACACCGCTCACCTCGCCCTAATTATACTCAAGCCACTGTTATATAAAGAAAAAACAAAACTGGCACGCTCTCTGCATTCTCTCTTTCGAGCCTGATAGGCGGTGCGCCACCCGCGCACATTTGAACAAATTAGACTTGTTAAGAGGGTTGCACATGAAAAACGTACTTGGTCTGAAGAAAACGCTCATTGCTTCCACTATTGCGGCAGCAAGCGTGGTGGCTCCGTCTATGGCAGCTGCAGAAATCAGTGGTAGTTTGGGGATTGCCAGCATGTACCTGTGGCGTGGTCAGGATGTGTCTGCCGGTACGGCTAACGTTTCCGGCAGCCTAGACTTCACCACCGACGCAGGCTTTTATGCAGGCACTTGGATTTCTTCTGCTGGTACAGCCGTAGCAGGGGGCACCACTTCTACTGAAACCGATTTCTACGTAGGTTTCGGTGGTGAAGCAGGCGGCCTTAGCTATGACCTGTCCTACATCACCTACGTTTACCCGGAATTCGATGTGGGCGCCGGGGAGCTGGGCGAAATTATTCTCGGCCTGGGTATGGGGGGCTTCAGTGCGACCCTATACAGCTATGCTGGCTGGGAGAAGAATATTTCTGATGGGGGTGATGGCTCTACCGATATGAGCTTTGGTGATGACAACTACGTTACCTTGGGCTACGACTACGAAGATTTTGGTATCTTAGTGGGCACCTGGATGTATGAAGCTGACGACAGTGACTACACCCACGTGGACTTGAGCTACTCTCCCATCGAAAACTTGACCTTTACCGTCTCCAAGGTTGTAGATAGCGATAAATTCTCCCCCGTTTCCGATGATCAAGACCCTCTGTTCGTCGTCGGCTACAGCTTCCCGCTATAAACGACAACGCTATTTGAGCGACTCCGGTCGCTCACGATTTTACGCCGCGGGGCTCCTCCCTAGGTCCTCGCAAACACGCAAGCAACCCTGCGGCGTTTTTTTAATTTACGTTTGATGATCAATGCCTGACGCGTAAAAGCAAAGCGGCCCCCACTGACTCAAACAATGCCCCATATTATTTCTTCTAGCGCCTAGCCTCCCGCTACAGGGTTTGTGAAATACACCACCAGTGCATCGTGATCTGATACAGGGCTCACTCCCTTCGAGCGGTACAGACTATCGTAGCGACCCGCATGACCGCGACTCACCGCCACCTGATTAACGAACGCTTTTAAAATAGGAGACACCCAAATATGATCCAGAGCCTGTGGCTGGCATCGATAACGAAAACTGTAGCGTGATTTTTTAGGCAATTCAGCCCAGGTATTCAGCAGCCCCGCCTGCTCAAAACGCCGGTAGCTGGCCGAAAATCGCCCCTGCCCCCAAGTGGTATTAAAATCACCAGCAACAATTAACGGGCTTCTCTGCGCAGCGACCCAATTAGCCAATAATGCCGCCTGAGTTTGCCGTTTTTCATACACCTGTGCTTTCTTTAAATTCTTCGCACTGCGCCAATGCACCACCACCAGCCGGGCCGCTAACGGTGCCTCAATATCGACCACCAAAGGCGGACGCGAATAAAGCGCATGGCCACGCAAGCGTTGGTCTGAAAAAAGGGTGCCAACCGAGCCAATATTTACCGGCGAACGATACATCACCGCCACATCCATACCGGAAGGATCATTACCTTCGCGTAACACTGAACGATACCGATAACCCAGTAATGCCAGCCGTTCTGCAAGCCGGTTCAATACAATCTGGTTCTCCACTTCCTGGAACGCAAGAACGTGCGGCGCGTTCAAGTCCACCACAATAAAGTCCGCTAGCGCATTCAATCTCGCTTCCAGCAACATGGCCGATACAGGGTCATCCAGCTTGCTATGCCTGTGCTCATCACGCAAACGCCACAGATTTAGGGTGGCCAGAGCCCATACCTGATCTGGCGCAGCAGGCACACCTCGGGCAGCAGCAAGCCGTGGACAATCTGCCGTAGCCACCAGCGGAATAACGATGAGTATAATCAGGATTAACAGACGCATATTTATAGTGTATGCGCGCTATCCATTGCGCAGAAGAGGCGCAAACGCAAGTTTGTGTAGGCTCGTTTAAACCTCGGGAGCCTCACGCAACACCGGCAGGTTGGCGCAGATCTCATCCCCTTCCTCCGGCATCAGACAAACCGTGACCGATTCCCCAGGCTGGGGCACTCGCCGAAGTTTCATTAGCATCAAATGGTCGCCGCCCGGTGATAACGAGAAAGATTCCCCCGGTTCCAACATGATGTGGTGCAAATGCCCCATTTTACGAGTGCCATCCTTCAGGGTTTTCATGCTATGCAGCATGGTGTGACCCGCGACTTCACTGCTGGCACCAATGATTTTTACGCTGAACGCGCCGTTATTCGTCACGGTTAGGTAGCCGGCCATGGTCGGCGATACCGGTGGCACAGCCCTCAGCCACCCCTCTGAAATACTCACATCGGCATGGACGATGCCAGAGCACAGAAATGCTGCTAGGGCAGCCCCCTGGCACGTTTTTTTATAAAAGTGATTCAACATCCGTTACCACCTCGTCAATCTTGAAATCCGCCGGGTACAGTTTGCGCACACGCGCCTGTTCATCCAGCAGGTATATGTAGTCGCTGTGGGTAAACAGGTAGCCCTGCTCCCCGGCTTCTTGGTCCTTGATGAAGACCACCCCATACTGCTTGGCAACCTCGCGAATCTGTTCCAGGCTACCGGTCAGGCCAATCATATCTGCCTTGAACCAGGGTAGATATTCCTTCAGATGAGCCACTGTATCGCGCTCAGGATCAAAAGTAATAAACACCGGCTGAACCTGATCAGCTACCCCGTCCTCTTCCAGATGGCGATAAACTTGGGCCACTTGGGCAAGCACCGCCGGGCAAATATCCGGGCAATGGGTGTAACCAAAAAAGAGAATCGACACTTTACCCTTCAACTTTTCTGCCTGAAAAGGCGCACCATTCTGGTCTGTCAGGGTGAAATCACCGCCCAAACGAGTATTCACCGGTAGATCGCTTTCCTGCTTGCCACAGCCAGCCAACATCAACGCTACCAGTAATGGCAGCACATACAGCAGTTTTCCCATGATTCCTCCGGTTCGCAGTTTGCCGCAGTCAGCGCTATAATCCGCGCCCATTTTCACTCTATTTGACGGTTAGGCAACCCATGGCACGTAAGCTGTTTATCCAGACCCACGGCTGCCAGATGAACGAGTATGACTCCACTCGTATGGTGGACCTGCTCGAATCCAGCCACGGCCTGGAGCCCACCGACAATCCCGAAGAGGCGGATGTGCTGCTTCTCAACACCTGCTCTATCCGGGAAAAAGCCCAGGAAAAGGTCTTCCACCAACTCGGTCGCTGGAAAAAACTGAAAGACGCCAAGCCCGATATGATTATCGGCGTGGGCGGCTGTGTGGCCAGCCAAGAGGGCGACGCTATCCGCGACCGCGCCCCCTATGTGGACGTAGTCTTTGGCCCGCAAACACTGCATCGCCTGCCCGGCCTCATTACTCAGGCCGCCAGCACCCGTGAGCTGGCCATCGATGTAACCTTCCCGGAAATTGAAAAGTTCGACAACCTTCCAGAACCCAGTGTAGACGGCCCCTCCGCCTTTGTATCCATAATGGAGGGCTGCTCCAAATATTGCACCTTCTGCGTAGTGCCCTATACCCGCGGTGAAGAAGTCAGCCGTCCGGTGCAACCCGTCCTCAAAGAAATCCAGCACCTGGCCGACATGGGCGTTCGCGAGGTTAACTTGTTAGGCCAAAACGTGAACGCCTACCAAGGCGTGGGGGCCGACGGCGATACACTGGATCTGGCAGACCTGATCCGACTAATCCGGGATATCGACGGTATTGACCGCATTCGCTACACCACCAGCCACCCAGTGGAATTCTCTGAAGCGCTGATTCAAGTGTACGAAGACGTGCCCGAGCTGGTCAGCCACCTGCATCTGCCGGTGCAATCTGGCTCCGACCGTATCCTGGCGATGATGAAACGCAACCACATGGTGCTGGAATACAAGAGCAAGCTGCGCAAGCTCAAACGCATCCGTCCGGATATTTCCTTTAGCTCGGATTTCATCATCGGCTTTCCCGGCGAAACAGACCGGGATTTCGAAGACACTATGAACCTGATCCATGACATCGGCTTCGACATGTCATTCAGCTTTATCTACAGCGCCCGCCCAGGCACGCCCGCAGCGGACCTGCCCGACGATGTGGATATGGAAGTAAAGAAGCAGCGCTTGGCCATTCTCCAGCAACGCATCAACCAGAATGTCCAGGATATCTCCCGCAAAATGGTGGGCAGTACCCAGCGCATTCTTGTAGACGGCTTCTCCAAGAAGGACCCCGGCCAGCTAAAAGGGCGCACCGAGAACAACCGAGTAGTTAACTTCCAGTGTGATGACACCGACCTAATTGGTAAATTCGTAGATGTGACCATTGCAAAGGCTTACAGCAATTCATTGCTAGGGACTGATCCGCGCAACCCGAGTTAATCCCCGGCCTTGCGCACTCATCCCATTATTTCTCTTCATTCCAACAAAGCAGTTTTTAATGGATGCTCATATAGACTAGAGCCTTGTTCGTGCAACCCAGCGTCGATTACAAATTGTGGAGCAAACCATTCATATAAGGGCTTCCATCCTGCTGGTGGCTGATTAGTGCCCAAAACCCTGCTGAGCAGCTCCGGCCATATCGCCTGTGAGCTGCTGCTTACTACCGTGAATGCGAAACGCTATCTAGGCTCTACTAACATTCTAGACAGGGTTGATCAGCCGCCTGCTCACGCTGAACGCACTCATCTGGGCAACAGGCGTGATAGAAGTAGGATTGGCTCGGAGCCTATAGCAGACTCTGGTTACACAACCGACGGATATGGTGTTTATCCCATTCGCACCAGCATAGGCCGTCACTTTCAGCGGCAACCTAGGATCGCGGGTCACACCAGCCTGATACGGTAGACTGTCAGACACGGCTCCAATCCTCCTTGCAGCCAACGATAGCGACGGCTACGCTGCCCTTTCAAATTCGCTTTCCCGAAACAACGCTTCCGGGTATTCTGAAACTCTCCCATAACAGCCCCAAAGGCCATCTTTTCCATCTTGGACACACCACTCGTTTCACAACATATCAGCCTCGAACCTAACGACGCCCATCGCTTGGCCAGTCTCTGTGGCCGTCTGGATGAGCACATTAAGCAGATTACCCAGCGCTTGCAGGTAGAGATCCATAACCGCGGCAACCAGTTTTATCTGTCCGGGGAGTCCGCCTCCGTGGAAGCCGCAAAGAGCATTCTTAACGAACTCTACGATCAGACCCGCGACGGCACCGAGCTGACCCCAGAAATCGTGCACCTGCATCTTCAGCAATCCAACGTGGCGGATCATGCCGGCAATAACATTGCCGATAACCCCGAGCCTTCACCCAGCGACGACATGCTGATCCGTACCAAGCGGGTACGCATCAAGCCCCGAGGCGCGCACCAGCGAGAGTACGTGCAACAGATACACAAGCACGACATCAACTTTGGTGTGGGTCCTGCGGGCACGGGTAAAACCTGGCTGGCCGTGGCGTGCGCAGTGGATGCCCTTGAAAAAGCCGAGGTGCAACGTATTCTGCTGGTTCGGCCAGCGGTAGAGGCCGGGGAAAAGCTGGGGTTCTTACCCGGCGACCTAGCGGAAAAAATCGACCCTTATTTGAGACCGCTATACGATGCACTCTACGAAATGATCGGCTTCGAAAAGGTGGCTAAACTGATGGACAGAATGGTCATCGAAGTAGCGCCACTTGCCTATATGCGCGGGCGCACACTGAACAACAGTTTTGTGATTCTAGATGAAGCTCAGAACACCACTCCAGAACAGATGAAAATGTTCCTCACCCGAATCGGCTTTGGTACTCGCGCGGTGATCACCGGCGACGTCACCCAAGTGGATTTGCCCCGCCATCAACGTTCTGGTCTGGTCAACACACTAGAAGTGTTGGAAGGGGTAAAAGGGATTGGGGTAACCCGCTTCGATAGCCGCGACGTGGTTCGCCACCCGCTGGTTCAACGCATTGTAGAGGCCTACGACCGTCATGAACGGGATACCGACACCCACCGTTGATATCCAGTGGGCCAGCGACGCCCCGGACGCCCCCGATGAAACCCACTTATGTGAATGGGTACGCCATGCGGCCATTGCTGCCGGTGGTGTGGTGGGCGACATCACCCTGCGCATCGTGGATGAAGAGGAAATTCGTACTCTGAACCGCGATTACCGTGACAAGGATGCTCCCACCAATGTGTTGTCGTTCCCTTTTGAAATGCCCGAAGGGCTGCCGGAAGGCGCCATGGACCCACTGGTGGGCGACATTATTATCTGCGCCGCCGTAGTGCGCCGCGAAGCCAACGAACAGCACAAACCCCTGGTCGCCCACTGGGCGCACATGGTCACCCACGGTGTTCTACACCTGCTGGGTTATGACCATATAGACGATGACGACGCAATCGTCATGGAGACTCTGGAAATCCGTGCCCTTGGCGAGTTGGGTTTTCCTGATCCTTACAGCCCTGCGCAACAAGAAAGCCAGGCACAACCTGAAAATACGGAGCTTAACCCCTGATGTCGGACGATTTTTCGGATAACGGTACCAGCCGAAGTTGGTTGGAGCGTGTCGGCCAGTTTTTCTCACCCACCCCGGGTGACCGCAACGAACTACTGGAACTGATGCGCTCCATGCGCGACACCCACATCATCGACGGCGACACCCTAGGGATCATCGAAGGCGCCATCTGCGTGGCAGACATGCAGGTTCGCGAAATCATGATCCCCCGTTCGCAAATGGTCAGCATCAAGGCCAGCTCCGACCCACGAGGTTTTCTGCCCACCATTATTGACTGCGCACACTCTCGCTTCCCGGTGCTCGGTGACGACCCGGACGAAGTGATCGGCATCCTCCTTGCCAAGGATCTTTTACCGTTGATCCTTGATCCCGCCCGTATGGAACGTTTTGCGATCAAGGATCACATTCGTTCGGCTATGGTGGTGCCTGAGTCAAAGCGTCTGGATTCTCTGCTGCGCGAATTCCGTATCAGCCGCAATCACATGGCCATCGTCGTTAACGAATACGGTGGCGTCGCCGGGCTGGTTACCATTGAAGACGTATTGGAACAGATCGTCGGCGAAATCGAAGACGAACACGACATCGAAGAAGATGACTACCTGATCAAGGATCTGGATAAAAACGAATATACCGTCAAGGCCCTGACTCCCATCGACGACTTCAACGAACACTTTCATTGCCAGTTCAGCAATGAAGAGTTCGACACCATCGGGGGATTGGTAATGCAGAAGTTCGGCCGCCTACCAGGCCGCGATGAAAGTATCACTCTGGATGGCTTCCGCGTCACCGTGCTCAGTGCCGACGGCCGCACAATAAGACTGCTACGGGTAACACCGCCGGGGGATAACGATAATGACGACACCAACCACGGCGCAGACAACGGCTGACCCAACCGCGCCTGCCTGGCGCAACGGCCCCTGGGTAATGGCCTTAGTGGCCATTGCCCTGATCGCCGGCCAACTCTTCAACAACGCGAACACCCCCCAACCGGTTTTAAACTGGTACTCAAGCAGCGGCCTGAAAAACCTGGAATGGAACAACTACCTTTCCTGGCTCCGCTTCAATAATCAAAGCGCTCTGTCGCAACAATTGGAAGCGCGCGCGGCCATGGACCCACACGCCTACAGCGCCGCCCTGTTCGCCGATGATTTTGTCGCAGACAGCCAGCGCCGCGCCCATGATTTCTGGTCGCCCGCTGAAACGGAGCAATGGAAGCGCCTGCGCGAGCAAATTCCCGCACAGGTTGCCACCAGCAACCTGTACCGCTGGGGTTTGCCCAACTCTTCGCCACGCCCCGCCCGTTTCTTTACCGCCCCTTTCACCGGAGGCTCACTCTGGCTAACCCTGGCCGCGGTGCTTCTGCTGGCGCCACTGGCCTCCACTCTGGAGCGTCGGCTCGGCCACGGCCGGGTGCTCGCACTATGGATCCTCGGCTGCCTGGTCAGTGGCGTCGGCTACCTGCTGCTAGCCAGCCCCGGGCAAGTTCCTTTCCACGGCCCCGCAGCGCCTTTGCTGATTTGGTTCGGCGCGTTCTTTGGCCTGCAGCATAGCCCCCTGCAACTCCCCATTTGGCACCCCAAACATAAACAATGGCAACGCCGGCCCGTTTCCCCCTACACCCTGCTGCCCTTGCCCATAGCCGTCATGGCCGCTGTAGCGCTGTTCAGCACACCACTTTTAGCTAATCTCAGTGCCGGCATTGCCGCTTTTATCGCAGGCCTACTGTTAGTGCAGATCATGCAGCCACAGCCCATCGAGCCAGAACAGCATGACAACAGCCCCATGGACCCGCAGCAACTGTCCTCACTCACTCGCGGTTGGGATGCACTGGGGCAATTAGACGGCGATGCCGCCCATGCGGCCTTCGCACAGGTTCTTACCCGCGAACCGGACCATTTCGACGCGCTCACCGGGCAATTCACCGCGCAGCAATTACTCAACGATAACGCCTCCTGGGAGAGCACCGCCCAGCAACTATTCTGTTCTCCTGCAACGGAAAAAGGACAAGCCACTCAGGTGGCGCGTTGTTGGCAGCAGTACCAGCAACGCAGCGGCGCACCGTTGTCGGCCGCAGTTGGCTGGACGCTACTGAAAACCTTAACCCGGGCCGAGGAATTTCAACCAGCAGAGAAATTGGCACGGCAACTGGATGACCATTCGCTCAAGGCAGACGCCATCGCCCAACTGCGGGCCAGACTGATTCAAGAAGGATTAACACACCGGGCAAAAACGCTGGCGTGACGACTTAACACCTGGCGCCTCTTGCCCAACACTCGACACTCGACACTCGACACCTTTGGAAATCGGAAACACACCCGTCACCCCCAGGCTAGCCGACAGTCCGCAACCTTCTGGCGTAACCGAACATCACGGCAGTGGCTTTCCACATAACGCAGATATTGTTCAGCCTTGCCACTCAGGCCAAACGCCTCCGCCAGCACCTTGGCCAGCAACAGGTAAGCTTCACCAAGGTCGGCAAACTCAGGGTATTTCTGGTGGAGCTCCTTGAGTAAGGCAACCGCCAGCTTAGGGTCACGGGGATAAACGCCCTCAGCCAACGCCAACCGTAGCGCCGGCGCAGTGGGCAACCACTGTGAATCACGGTGGCGTTGCCGAGCAACCAGTTCCAGAGCAACACTCCAGGCCTGAGCGCCAACCAAACAATTTAGATAAGATTCTGCCAGGGCAATTCGTTCATCCTCCTTACCCAGCACCGCCAACAACCGATCATGATGCTGCCAATCCACCACCGTGGCTTTCTTGGTTTTGATGATTTTTGAGGTAGTCAGCAACACCTTATCGAACCGACCAGCACACAATTGAGCGCGCTGCCGACGCTCAGCCAATGGCAGAGTGACACGCCGCCCCCCCTGATTCAGGCCCCACAGCCGGCCGTGCCGGGCCGCAATATCGCCACACATTTCCGCCAAAACCAACCACCACCAAGCCGCCAGCAAACCGGCTACCCCCTGTACCAAAGGCAACGGCAATACATCCACGGCCACCCCCACCAGCGCCACTACCGACACACAGCCCAACGAAGCAAACCCCGCTGCCACGGCGTAATCCCGAGGGGCAGACACGATATAGTTGCCCACCGCCGCATAGGCGCCGGGCTCTGCACCTTGCACCAACACCGCCAGCCACAGGGCAGGCACCAGCAGCATGCCAATCACCGCGACCAACAAACCCACCGGCACCGATACCGCCACCATCAAAAGTGCGGCAAGGCCAATCACCAGCGATGCGGGCAAGGCCTGCCACAGGGCACTTTTCCAGGAAGCGCTCTCTGCAAGACAATCCCAACCGGGAAAGGCCGCCTTGCGGCTTTTGCGAGGGCCAGCGCGCAACGTCATCAACGCCGCTGAAAAAACGAAAGTGGGCAACCCCGCCACCAATGCCACCGGTACCATTGCCCATAGCGGGGGCAACAACGTGGCTAGCACCGGCCAAATGGCCAACAGCGGCAGCAGCGGTAACGAGAACGGCAGGCGCAGATAACGGCCAAGACGCTGCCACAACGGCCCCACCTGGCTCTGTACCGCCGGCAACAGATCATGGTTGCACAGTAAGCAACGAGCCTCCATGCGGTGGTCCTCATCCCCATCCACACATTGCTGACACAGATACAATCCATCATGGGCGCAATAC
This window contains:
- a CDS encoding HlyC/CorC family transporter produces the protein MSDDFSDNGTSRSWLERVGQFFSPTPGDRNELLELMRSMRDTHIIDGDTLGIIEGAICVADMQVREIMIPRSQMVSIKASSDPRGFLPTIIDCAHSRFPVLGDDPDEVIGILLAKDLLPLILDPARMERFAIKDHIRSAMVVPESKRLDSLLREFRISRNHMAIVVNEYGGVAGLVTIEDVLEQIVGEIEDEHDIEEDDYLIKDLDKNEYTVKALTPIDDFNEHFHCQFSNEEFDTIGGLVMQKFGRLPGRDESITLDGFRVTVLSADGRTIRLLRVTPPGDNDNDDTNHGADNG
- a CDS encoding rhomboid family intramembrane serine protease; this encodes MTTPTTAQTTADPTAPAWRNGPWVMALVAIALIAGQLFNNANTPQPVLNWYSSSGLKNLEWNNYLSWLRFNNQSALSQQLEARAAMDPHAYSAALFADDFVADSQRRAHDFWSPAETEQWKRLREQIPAQVATSNLYRWGLPNSSPRPARFFTAPFTGGSLWLTLAAVLLLAPLASTLERRLGHGRVLALWILGCLVSGVGYLLLASPGQVPFHGPAAPLLIWFGAFFGLQHSPLQLPIWHPKHKQWQRRPVSPYTLLPLPIAVMAAVALFSTPLLANLSAGIAAFIAGLLLVQIMQPQPIEPEQHDNSPMDPQQLSSLTRGWDALGQLDGDAAHAAFAQVLTREPDHFDALTGQFTAQQLLNDNASWESTAQQLFCSPATEKGQATQVARCWQQYQQRSGAPLSAAVGWTLLKTLTRAEEFQPAEKLARQLDDHSLKADAIAQLRARLIQEGLTHRAKTLA
- a CDS encoding B-box zinc finger protein, producing the protein MKHPCKYHPGTEALWYCAHDGLYLCQQCVDGDEDHRMEARCLLCNHDLLPAVQSQVGPLWQRLGRYLRLPFSLPLLPLLAIWPVLATLLPPLWAMVPVALVAGLPTFVFSAALMTLRAGPRKSRKAAFPGWDCLAESASWKSALWQALPASLVIGLAALLMVAVSVPVGLLVAVIGMLLVPALWLAVLVQGAEPGAYAAVGNYIVSAPRDYAVAAGFASLGCVSVVALVGVAVDVLPLPLVQGVAGLLAAWWWLVLAEMCGDIAARHGRLWGLNQGGRRVTLPLAERRQRAQLCAGRFDKVLLTTSKIIKTKKATVVDWQHHDRLLAVLGKEDERIALAESYLNCLVGAQAWSVALELVARQRHRDSQWLPTAPALRLALAEGVYPRDPKLAVALLKELHQKYPEFADLGEAYLLLAKVLAEAFGLSGKAEQYLRYVESHCRDVRLRQKVADCRLAWG